A DNA window from Engystomops pustulosus chromosome 6, aEngPut4.maternal, whole genome shotgun sequence contains the following coding sequences:
- the LOC140065485 gene encoding uncharacterized protein produces MKPVAMRLPGFLCFLSALVATGDSLQCLTCQIISVGPCTTTTPEICLDGQVCAFQSTISVKYGEIKFSFKSFCAEKKECYVNGTFTDYSSVTRIATTCCSSDSCTPEKPTIPSPNPKVPNGFLCPKCTLPGTSLCDQYMQCTGNETKCLLESTTTSQGTQTDLSLNGGCASSGYCLRNKVNYTTNGFYKEITYTCTNGSRADDLSNSTLVTTTISADNGTSMCGFSLSAAVYLSILLILLEIY; encoded by the exons ATGAAACCTGTAGCAATGCGCCTCCCCGGATTCCTGTGCTTTCTTTCTGCATTAGTGGCAACAG GTGATTCCTTGCAGTGTTTGACTTGTCAGATAATTTCTGTGGGTCCTTGTACAACCACTACCCCAGAAATCTGTCTCGATGGCCAAGTTTGTGCATTCCAGAGTACAATCTCCGTTAAAT ATGGAGAAATCAAATTCTCTTTCAAAAGTTTCTGTGCTGAAAAAAAGGAATGCTACGTCAATGGGACATTCACAGACTACAGCTCTGTGACTAGAATAGCTACAAcatgctgctccagtgactcgtGTACTCCGGAGAAGCCCACAA TACCAAGTCCAAATCCAAAGGTTCCTAATGGTTTCCTGTGTCCCAAGTGTACGTTACCCGGGACCTCCCTATGTGATCAGTATATGCAGTGCACTGGAAACGAGACCAAGTGTCTGCTGGAATCTACAACAACGAGTCAAG GTACTCAAACGGATCTATCTTTGAATGGTGGCTGTGCCTCCAGTGGTTACTGCCTGAGGAATAAGGTGAACTACACTACTAATGGTTTCTATAAGGAGATCACCTACACCTGCACCAATGGCTCACGTGCTGACGACTTGTCTAATTCTACTCTGGTTACAACAACGATATCAGCAGACAATGGGACTTCTATGTGCGGCTTCTCACTATCCGCCGCTGTCTATCTCTCCATTTTACTAATATTATTGGAAATATATTGA